Proteins found in one Micromonospora sp. WMMD1082 genomic segment:
- a CDS encoding STAS domain-containing protein has product MELSLATRTVGEHTVLEVGGEVDVYTAPRLRERLLELIDGGARHVVVDLGRVDFLDSTGLGVLVGALKRLRTADGTFALVCDKEPLLKIFRITALDQVFPLHPTVEAATGAGQ; this is encoded by the coding sequence ATGGAGCTGTCGCTGGCGACCCGTACCGTGGGCGAGCACACGGTGCTCGAGGTCGGCGGTGAGGTGGACGTCTACACCGCCCCCCGGCTGCGCGAGCGGCTCCTCGAACTGATCGACGGCGGGGCCCGCCACGTGGTGGTCGACCTCGGCCGGGTGGACTTCCTCGACTCGACCGGGCTGGGCGTGCTGGTCGGCGCGCTCAAGCGGCTGCGCACCGCCGACGGCACCTTCGCGCTGGTCTGCGACAAGGAGCCGCTGCTCAAGATCTTCCGGATCACCGCGCTGGACCAGGTCTTTCCGCTGCATCCGACGGTCGAAGCGGCGACCGGCGCCGGCCAGTGA
- a CDS encoding ATP-binding protein → MATVRLSFSPAPVHVRTARLVGVAVARRAGVREDLLDEVRLAIGEACTRAVALHRQYGLAEPVLVEMSDSGAYAVRVVDRAPIEAGIGLAALDADQLANESLNEDDLTTGVGFALLAGFVEDLQVRPVEDGIGTEVRMVWPVAR, encoded by the coding sequence ATGGCCACGGTCCGGCTCTCCTTCTCGCCCGCTCCGGTGCACGTGCGCACCGCCCGCCTGGTCGGCGTCGCGGTGGCCCGGCGCGCGGGGGTCCGCGAGGATCTGCTCGACGAGGTGCGGCTGGCCATCGGTGAGGCGTGCACCCGCGCGGTCGCCCTGCACCGCCAGTACGGCCTGGCCGAGCCGGTGCTGGTGGAGATGTCCGACTCCGGGGCGTACGCGGTGCGGGTGGTGGACCGGGCGCCGATCGAGGCGGGCATCGGGCTCGCCGCGCTCGACGCCGACCAACTGGCCAACGAGTCGCTGAACGAGGACGACCTGACCACCGGTGTCGGGTTCGCCCTGCTCGCCGGCTTCGTCGAAGATCTCCAGGTCCGGCCCGTCGAGGACGGCATCGGCACCGAGGTGCGAATGGTCTGGCCGGTCGCCCGCTGA